Proteins encoded by one window of Vigna radiata var. radiata cultivar VC1973A chromosome 5, Vradiata_ver6, whole genome shotgun sequence:
- the LOC106761127 gene encoding cytochrome P450 71A1 produces MALQVPPLSSLLKELPKQLSTSYIAIFFFFLSLLFVLKNQRRRNKSNLPPSPPKLPIIGNLHQLGTLPHRSFQTLSRKYGPLMFLQLGQTPTLVVSSADVAKEVYKTHDVAFSNKPQTTAVKIIMYGCMDVAFSPYGEEWRQKRKICVLELLSIKRVRSFQFIREEEVEAMLGAIREACSADKTSSCVNLTEILIETSNNIMSRCVLGRKYDNPDGGISFGELGRKMMKHLATFSVGDFFPLLGWIDVLSGQIPEFKATFRALDSFFDQLIAERKRIMKMDSYQPRNKDFVDSLLQIQDGAGNHDFQLTHDDVKAILMDIFAGGSDTTSTLLEWVFAALLNNPATMKRAQEEVRRVVGQKLKVEENDLNEMHYLKCVVKETLRLYPPAPLLIPRETLSDVKVKGFDIPSKTRVFVNAWAIQRDPEIWKRPEEFLPERFEEEPEVDFRGNDLQLIPFGSGRRGCIGISFALASTEFMLANLLYWFDWKIPHETGKPVQDVDMSEIWGLTVIKKVPLHLQPQLHSFGVYN; encoded by the exons ATGGCTCTTCAAGTTCCACCATTATCTTCACTTTTAAAGGAATTGCCAAAGCAGCTCAGTACCTCTTACATagccatttttttcttcttcttaagcCTCCTTTTTGTGCTTAAgaaccaaagaagaagaaacaagtCCAATTTGCCTCCTTCCCCACCAAAACTACCCATAATTGGAAACCTTCATCAACTGGGCACTCTCCCACACCGCTCCTTCCAAACACTGTCTCGCAAGTATGGCCCTCTCATGTTTCTGCAATTAGGCCAAACTCCGACTCTTGTGGTTTCATCAGCTGATGTGGCCAAAGAAGTTTACAAAACCCATGATGTTGCTTTCTCCAATAAGCCTCAAACCACAGCCGTGAAAATCATCATGTATGGGTGCATGGACGTGGCTTTTTCACCCTATGGGGAAGAGTGGAGACAGAAAAGGAAGATCTGTGTTCTTGAGCTTCTAAGCATCAAAAGGGTGCGATCCTTTCAGTTCATTCGAGAGGAAGAAGTTGAAGCCATGCTTGGTGCCATACGTGAAGCATGCAGCGCGGATAAAACGTCTTCTTGCGTGAACCTGACTGAGATTCTGATTGAAACCTCCAACAACATAATGTCTAGATGTGTTCTTGGAAGAAAGTATGATAACCCAGATGGTGGAATCAGCTTTGGAGAGCTAGgaaggaagatgatgaaacACCTAGCCACTTTCTCGGTGGGAGATTTCTTTCCTTTGTTAGGTTGGATTGACGTTCTTTCTGGCCAAATACCAGAATTTAAGGCCACTTTCAGGGCATTAGATTCTTTCTTTGATCAGTTAATTGCTGAACGCAAGAGAATAATGAAGATGGACAGTTACCAACCTCGTAACAAAGACTTCGTGGACTCACTACTTCAGATTCAAGATGGTGCAGGAAACCATGATTTTCAGCTTACACACGATGACGTAAAGGCAATCCTAATG GACATATTTGCTGGAGGAAGTGACACTACTTCAACGCTTCTGGAATGGGTATTTGCGGCGCTCTTGAACAATCCTGCTACCATGAAGAGAGCTCAAGAAGAAGTAAGAAGAGTTGTCGGGCAGAAACTAAAAGTGGAAGAAAATGATTTGAATGAAATGCATTACCTAAAATGTGTAGTGAAAGAAACTCTGAGATTATATCCACCTGCTCCTCTTTTGATACCCCGAGAAACTTTATCCGATGTAAAAGTCAAAGGTTTCGATATTCCATCCAAAACAAGagtgtttgtgaatgcatgggCGATTCAGAGGGACCCTGAAATTTGGAAAAGACCTGAAGAGTTTCTTCCCGAGAGATTTGAAGAAGAGCCCGAAGTTGATTTTAGAGGAAATGATTTGCAGCTTATTCCCTTTGGTTCAGGGAGAAGAGGGTGTATTGGAATTTCATTTGCACTTGCTTCCACCGAGTTTATGCTTGCTAATCTCCTCTACTGGTTTGATTGGAAGATTCCTCATGAGACTGGTAAACCAGTGCAAGATGTAGACATGAGTGAGATATGGGGACTCACTGTCATCAAGAAAGTACcacttcatcttcaacctcaaCTACACTCATTTGGTgtctacaattaa